In the genome of Mytilus edulis chromosome 14, xbMytEdul2.2, whole genome shotgun sequence, the window atcaagtattgtgcaatagcaagaaattttcaattgcacagtattgcacaatagcaagaaatatctaattgcacaatattgtgcaatagcaattaattttcaattggagttatctttctttgtatagaatagtagttgataatatatgttggaaatttgccagacatgactatgatgtcattttctacttttatttgccaataactttatgtaaataacttcattggaaatttgccaatataaaatgttgctgatgaagctttttttccttatcttatctaaaatgtttttagataatgtatattggacatttgccagacatgactatgatgtcattttctatttttatttgccaataactttatttaaataacttcattggaaatttgccaatataaaatgttgctgatgaagttttttttattgttttatacaataaacaatgtatattcacttttactaccaaccaatctttaccattcagtgataacaagcactttattttacattttaatattttatgatgtatttaaaagagtagttattgttgcaaactccattagaaatttgaattgatatcagttttggaaaaagggaaacagggatgtgaaaaaaagtgggggggtttaaatttttctcatttcagatttcataaataaaaagaaaatttcttcaaacatttttttgagaggattaatattcaacagcatagtgaaatgctcaaaggcaaaaaaaaacttttaagttcattagaccacattcattctgtgtcagaaacctatgctgtgtcaactatttaattttagatttaaaaagtttggagaagaaatctttaattgatttgtaaaatcttgacatttgttttgtgtaaaaaaaaaccatgtaatgtcaaaaatttgatcaaaatCCAAATTCatagctgtatcacgcttgaatgttttgtccatacttgccccaactgttcagggttcgacctctgcggtcgtataaagctgcgccctgcggagcacctggttttctatggtcgggtttttgtctctttggcacattccccatttccattctcaattttattattcttttaaatCAATGCCAAAGTATTTCAACATTGTAGACAGCAAAAGTTATCTACATTGCTCATTGAAATACGACTGACATAGATTATTGATTTTTGCTGTGTTAGTCTATAGCTAGCATCACTAATTATTATTTAAAGCTGCTCATTGGGAAGGGGGGTGTATCTGGTCCCAGATCCCACTTATTGATTCCTCTGATTCCCGGTGTATTCCATCCTGCCATCACGAACaacttgtacatgttatataaaaatagaaattatatCTACCATTGGCCACAGTTATAACAGTTTGTGTCAGTTGGGTGGTAAAGTTTAATGTTCtaaaatataattgtatataaatatgtcataTTCTAGCATCTTGACTTagaatctattaaaaaaaactgtcaacTAGATTAAAATGTCTAATATTTTGAAATGTGAATTTATGTTTATCCATCCTGATCATAACTACATGTATTTGAACAATTTGATGCATACATGTGTACATATACTTGTACACATGTATTACCTTGAGCAGATAGTTGCATGTAAGTGCACTGCTATAGTAAAAACAAGAATTTCATGTTTGTACAAAAGTGTGTCATACCAATTGTCATCTAAAGTGTCAAAGAAGTAGCGACACTATTGTAAAAAAATACCTTTTACAAGAGCCCTCTAAGTGCATCTTGTATAATTCAGGTCATGTCATGTGTCACAAAGCATTTCTGTTCAAACAGACTTTAGGGTATACATGTAATGATTTCTTCTGATCTTTGAATAAAGGAAAGTTAAGCTTTGAAGATTCTTCAAGCATATcatcattattttttcttttctagatatatatatactgagTAAAATAAGTGTATTACCTATTcttatattaaatttcaaaagttgtagaaatatatttttattaatattttaatgttataGCTTTTTCTTCTTTCATTCTATGTTACATTAATTTAGTTTACTAGTGTTGTTATGGTACAGGTGGTGCCTTGAACAAAAGTATAGTtttgtttcaatttaaaattgaaaatatatgtagCTGAACTTTTGATACTCAGTATATTCATTGATATTATATAAGTAAAGATATAAAATTGAGTATGCAATTACATATAATGTAGATAGGGctgtttatcattgtttattgaTCTTATACAATAAATGTACTCCTCTGCCAAGATTTTATATCTGTTAAATAAAACAGTTGCTTCCTTgaaatgataaacatgataaaaggtcAACTATTGATGTGGTACAAATGTACAACAAAAGAGAAAGTTTTTACGTGCATCTACAATCatctattttgaaatatattagtATTAAAGAACATTGCAATGCTTAGATCTATAGAATTCATCCTTCAACCAatactaaaatataaaaagaaatttttcattttatgaattattttctcTGTTTTGGTAAAATCCCAaagtttgttatatatttgtattgatgATCGTAGTTATAAAGCATGTTAAGAATACAAATTTGTAGTATATTAAACTAGACTGCAAAATGAGCATGATGAGATGGAAAagtctttataaatatttaaaaacaaagcaACAGGAATACACATTTCCATCTGAAATTTGCTAACATAGTTCTGTTAGTCATTGTtagttagggacgacatcaaaagatcgatgtaggataaaaaacttaaatcaaatagtttgggggtggggggtcaacattgctgcaagttttgttaatctaaaatcgattttacatatatccctattggtcaatcaatttttcccaaattaagttaagaagggtgtcagtgaaaaaactatgtgaattaatttttagtggaagaagacgtcaagtcttctgaagacttaaggggctgaccattggcattgagtctccgtatgccgcattcatttcgtgtattacaatttcaaaacaacttagattcctgacaccgatttttacacatgattaggcatctgaatcatttaatttgtaaattatgattgtaaaacaatcactatcgtaaatatgacccttttatttatgtaaattattagatttcatctcatccacatgaacgttatttgtttacttgtaacatgatgttttaactgtagatatttgtattacgcatgcgtgaatttggtatcgggacaactcgccctgtttacaagttcgcccttgaagttacgaatttgcaatcctgcagacaagaagattttgtttttatataaataaaaaggatatataaagtgttgtctttattcatggttttcctttgtcatgtgaattagatgcccttcgtaacaatacatgtgaacctcccgtttaggagaaaaaactccggtgtatgaaatttttcagacgccatatttgatcatttcttactactgtacgggtgtaattgacacctgtgttaaattttacctgaacatcaaagaagatgtataattatatggcttcacttgacagcttgggtgtcaaacatactggtaatcaacgatgtttacctccaGCTATctgccgttgtgttatcaaaacgatgtgtattgggaatattgaaatacttttttgttacttccctttgttttatcctgttttcagttattttgcttttaaaaatgtaaattgtaaaaagactataaatgattaatattttaatcaaataatcataaaaggatgttgattaaatgaatttaaatgattttggacaaataaaaaaattaaaatttataaattatcttagcaatctagacctcctttcaaggattaaattgaagtttatatcataattttgtttacaacagattgtttctttaattaatttacgatgttgcaaatatacatgtggagcttatttctttcttatttgtctatacatttacaaatgataaagagatgaagacatgaacaaaaatatatacagataagatatataaatataatgattcattttCTAGCAATgaacaatcatttgtcaaaaacaaaacaagaaacagattcttcttattattttattttattcaaatagagaggcaataatggaactataaacattacaatttgatggaaatttgaagaaaaaacacaatttctacatcatttggttacatttatgacaaaatttatgtcgataaaaaaacatgatgttttgaccattcagtacttaaccctttcctccataatgacgctttttgacgccaccccctttactccataatgacgccttttgacgcctgtgtagtacctcagttgaaacactttgactacaaagtgtctgcagtagactcaataaaatttgtatccaatatgaaaaggaatatcataggaatattctacttaaatttatttaatgaaatatttgttttttgcaatgcattttaatactttaaagcctattttcagcattttattgaaaattctattttgtgttcattttttacagtgggttgtgatgatcttccagttaggttaccctcatttggagtgttgttcccaacctgttaaaggtccatctttgtgcataattcaaaattggaaatttcaacaagcatctaatattcttaatctggaaaataaaccctggtctgctagcttcatgtatattttttctaccgatttaatatataactagaatcatgcaaacagacttaaggaaaaggcatgaaagttcatcatacaaatatgacactttttctagacaatccagatcttgcaaaatacgtcgctaaaaattgtaacctttaaaattgttgtgcagtaaaaacccatatgggaactttcaaaagttggcaggtatgtaacaagtcttactatttttatgctccatttatgggcaatatgttttctagtctgtccgtccgtcctgcttctggttataaagtttatggtcgaggtagtttttgatgaagttgaaatccaatcaacttgaaacttagtacacatgtgttcctcttgatatgatcttcttaattactgccaaattaaagattttacctaattttcatagtcaactgaacatagaaaatgattgtacggatgggaaatccatgtacttatgaccttttcttgtttgaagaaaaaaaatacattttaacgataatggaacaaagcagcctgggtaagtggggctgcttttatggtaattcaagttaccttttattcaccttcttccacttcagagctatcagctctttgattttatccttcattgaacttttgatgttgtcccttatctatcatgtctattatCTCAATCTGTCTTTTAATGTTATTAGCTATTCTGTGTTCATGGCATTTGTCAAAATAGTGATTGAATTGCTATTTTAAGCTTGAAAGTTATAAATTATCAGGCTATACATAGGTGGATCCTTAAGGGACAAAGTTTGGGGAATACCACCTTTTACCATATGGCTTATGGCTggaaaaaaatgtgttgttttagtgcttgtttcaaattttttactACCAGAAGTACCAGGTCCCATCAACTTCTTGCCTAAATTATATGCATTCTTAAAATGTTAAGAACAAATTTGCTTTTAATAAAATCAGCTAATTTAAACCCtgctatacaaaatataaataattgtgAGGGATTTAAAAGAAATCTGTACTTGTAAATCTTTTGAATAAATTGTGACGTATATATTTCATTCAGATACATTCTACAATTATGTTCATATAAAATATCTACTTTCAGATTACAACCCTTGTTAATCACAAAGAGAAAGCACGCTTTACAGAGAAGACAAGTCGGTCATTGATCAGAGTAGGACAAGGTGTAGCTTTGGCTGTAGAGAAATTTGTCACCGTTGGACAGACAATAGCGGCAGAAAATATGGAGATATCTGACGATATGTGTGAAGCTTGTGAAGAAGCCAGAATGGCGGGTAAACACACTTAAagttgtttgaattttatttccaTTAATCTGACAGAGAATATTTTGTCGAGTAaactttatatagatataaaatgatgtggtatgagtaccaatgagataactctcgatcctagtcacaatttgtgaaagtaaTCCATTAAAGGTCAAAAGTCAGCATAATAAAATGAGCCTTAACTCAAacggaacagcaagctataaagggtccctaAAATGACTTGTATAAAACCATTCATACGGGAACcaagtctaatctataaaaatttATATACTGTAAACTGGTAAATTTAGGCATTATtgctatgtttttattattgcaaaaaatgcgacggttataatcgcaataatttaaaattgcatttttattaaaaaatttttatgaatttaacaggatttttctcaaaattgcaaaaatataatTCCATTTCAGtccaaaatggcaaaatcacaatgataaatgcatgcaataatttcttaattttcaatatctatatatatatacatgatatatgttggTACAGAGTctatgatatttggtatataaatgtGTAAAATGTATAAGCATCGACACTTCTGATATCCAAGGAAATTATTGGCCCAGTCCTTCATTCATggttcattaactttgaatattttgCATAATTTACATGTTTGTGCTagtatatcaattttattttggattttgCTATGAAATTGTAAAaaggcaagacatatctctgtgttaacAATTAAGTATTCAAaatcacatgtttttttttccaggATCAACAATACAAAGACTAACTATGATTGTGCCTTCAAAAGGGAATAAAACAGTAACAGAGAAAACAGCCATGGTCAGGTCAGCTAGACAGTTACTGTCAGCCATTACAAGGGTACTATTGCTGGCTGATAAAGTTATTGTTAAACAGCTATTAGTATCTAAGGACAAGGTAAAGCCATGATTAGATCAGAATGCACAGTTACCATGgttaccaaaaaaaaatttgaagagaAGAACAAAATAATGTGCTTCATTCAGAGACCTTGTTGTACTTCTTTAAAATTAGGAATTGTTTCGAATTTAAGATAAAAGTAGACAACTCCTTTTTGTAATAGTTCTTGACAAAGCATTTATCAAACCATGGACTTAAAAAATTATCGGATAAGCAATTCTGTGATAGTTGCATTTCCCTCTGACAAGTCTTAAGAATAGTCATCTGCCTAAATCCTcaaaaactgtaaattcagaactttttacattaattttgagTTTgttaattactgtggattcattcttattcgttggatacaaattttcatgggTTTCCTTTGTACAGGttaaccatgaattcaaatgttcaacttataaataattttcaatagGCTTTTCATGCAGAGATTGACAAAACGACGAATtcaaatatacacaaaaatgcaatttttcagcaatccatgaaaattgataccctggaaaataaatgaatccacagtattacaacatgtacaatttcAGGAATAAGTACATTGTTAATACTACTACATTTATGAAAACTATTCCCTCACAGTTGTCATAATGATAAAAATGTCACATAAACATCTAAAGTTCAAAAGATGTACAATTATTTTCACcattatttcatgttttattcCAGGTTTTAAATGCCTTAAATGACCTTGATAAAGTGACCTCATTTACAGACTTTGTGAATTACTTCAGCAAGTTTGGAAATGATATGGTAGAACTGGCCCATCTTACAGGGGACAGGCAAAATGTAAGTCTATAATCATCTAGTCGATAAGGCCTTTTAAGTAGCAAGGAAAAAAcaaacctatagttgttaagttctgtgtcattttgtatGTTGTAAAGAGTTgcctcattgaaaatcataccacatcttcttttatataattCATTCACAGAAAGCACTGAACTGAAAGTTTTTAATATGGCAGTTCAACAGTGGACAAAACTACATGAAACCTAGTCAGAGATTTGTGTCTGACAGTCTGGTAAAAGACTTGATTGGGCTTTAGGATGTCAGAGCCCAGCCTAAATCGTAAATATGAAAATTGCCTGCTCAAATTTGCGAAAAACCTCTTAGGACAAAGAAATCTTTTTTCAGAAACCCAAGTTAATGTACTTATATCCTATGACATAATATAGAACAAGGTTCAACATGACAGTGATTTCATTTGTGAAAGAAGAGAAATCTCTGTTCTACTCAACAACTTTGTTTtggaattaaaattgagaaaggaaatggtgaatatgtcaaagcgacaaccactcgaccatagagcaaacaacagccgaaggcaaccaatgggtcttcaatgtagcgttgaattttttaatgttttaaactttaaagGATAGGTGAGAAActacattgtaaaaaaaacaacaaagttaATCTTTCACTTAAATTTAGAAtgaaaatgtggaatgtgtcaaaaagacaacaaccgaACAAAGATCAGAAAACATCCAAAGGCCACCAAAAGAAAATCCTGCACATGATGGCTGGCTTTAACTACTACATACTTCTTACATTACAACATTAAcctttgttttcaaaaatatatatatttctaaaatgtttaaatgttttgtagGATCTAAAAAGTGAGAAACACAGAGCACAAATGGGTGCAGCCAGAGCTATATTAGAGAGATCAACTTCCATGCTGCTACCATCATGCAAGGTAAAATTATTTACTTCAGACAAACATTTAAACTGTGTCCATTTGTGTTATACAGTTGTGCTTAATCTAGTGGtcaagtttttatgccccatttatgggcttaatgtttttctggtctgtgcgtccattcatcccgcttcaggttaaagttagtccaatcaacttgtaacttattatgcatgttccttatgatatgatctttctaattttaatatcaaattagagtttttacccacggtccactgaacatagaaaatgataatgcggatggggcatccttgtacttgATACACATTCATGTTTCATCATTAATCTTTATGATTTAAGAAGAttaaagaaaaatcaaataaatcacCCAACCATCAATAAATGATACATATAAACTAGATAGATATTGTGGTCAGACACAAATGCACTTTGATAGATGACAGAAGGaaaacaaacacttttaaaaGACAGGAGACAggcattcaaactcatcagttgaaaataaaatgagaGTGGCAAAAATATAGAAAGTCCAAAACAGAAagaaacagtatacaaaacacaacataaaaactgaGCAGTAATAACCCTACAAATGTACTAGGGTTGATTTCAGATGCCatggaaggttaagcagatcctgctcacaTGTGACATGTTGTACATGGATTACACAAAAATGCAATGGCATAGTACTGTTAAATTAAAAGCAAGCTGAAATAACTATGAATATGAAATTGTGTCTTCTAACATGcatattttatctttattaaCTTACTTTTGCAAGCCTTTATTGTACACAACTTCAGTGGGTAGAGTGGTTACATGAACAGGTAAAATTtggttttctttaaaattttagatGTTTTGGGCAACAAAGCTTGCAAAAGCAAAAATTAAgcatctatttatttatttttactggCATAAACTGATCAATTCTTGATCCCAAGATTTCTATAAGTTACAATTTATATGATTACTTGAACATTTTTCAGACATGTTTAAGACACCCCGACTGTGGGACAGCTAAAAGAAACAGGGACTGTGTCTTTAAACAGATGAGACAAGCCTTGAACATGATACATTTCATTGTGACTGACGGAGGTTGTAGTCAGATGAACGGTCACAGTTCACCGATTACAAATGGGGATTCTGGGATAGGTCTAGATAATGTTCATCCATCAGCTAGTAAAGCATTAAAAGATCTAGAGGTAACTATGGTAACAACTTACAGATTGTGAATGTAAACTTGCACACTTAATGAATACAGaaattttgttccttttttgtaatatataaagTACCATTGGCATAATATAAGTTTTTGAAACatataatcaacatttttttatctgTGAACTGTTCAAGGGGAGAAAATTCAGTATAAACGTCATCATCTCCCCTGTGCAATTTTAGGACAATTTCTGCTAATCAACATTATAATTATAGAGATGACGACATtacaaataaaatagaaatgtCTCAATTAAAATGAGCTGAAAATAACTGTACAAAATAAATTGAGAAGAAAAGAAGTATAACAaaagaaatacatatttttttagctatttaaaaataaccaaatatttttgtatacatGAAACACACAATCTTGGGTTATCTTTCAAAAATTATATACCGAGTAGTATGGTAGCATCCAGCTATTACTAGCTATATAGTGACACATAGGATGactatttttgttttgtgtaatttaggaaCATGGATAACAATTTCAActccctagaaaaaaaatcaagtttaattatttgttttcaggAAGCAGTAGAGTTGACCAGAGTAACTGGTGTGTCTGGTCAGTCTTGTGAGAAGATACACAGTGCATTGGATAGTGTGATTGAGACTGCTCAGGACTTCACTGACTCTGCCTACACATCACATGACAACAGAGAGAAAATAGTGCAGTCATGTGACCAACTTAGAAGTGATCTGCAaacagtttttgagaaatcaTCTAGTCAGGTATACATATAGTTTGTGAATAGATAATATTCGTTTGTTTTGAAAATCATTGTTCTTCCACAAATAGTGATATGACTGTTACATGGTGGCTCATCAAAACATCATAAAAGTCAagcacttttaaaatatattttaatgaatgaaTTCCAGCTAAGAGCAAGACAAAACAAGAAACTCATTTGCCATGCCAACAGTCCACAAACTTCTAATCAGCTGTGAACTGAACTGAATTGAAAATTAAGTTAGTTTGTTGGTGTTTAAAATCATCTTACACCTTGGCAGTATAATGGGGCCTTTTTATGTTGGTGAAATTAAAGAACCAAGATTACATTTAGAGAATCACTTACCTTCAGCAGAAAAAAACTTGCAGTCTGAAAATTCAAATGCCTTTCCTCTACACAAAAATAGACATTAGttctaataaaaaacaatataattatgGTGTGATGTAAACTTTTTTGATGTTgcttattttcaaaattgaatttgaagCTTTTGGTAATTTGTGTATTCACTCAAAATTGACAACACTTTCAATAATTggatgttttaaaaattgttaagttATATAATAATCTGTCTAAGAATCAGGCAGGGGATGAAAACTTGACAAACAAAAAACCTATTTGCTTTACATTGATTAatgttcaaaatgtataaaaatgcaaacaaaaatataacatgcATTTCTTTTTCCTGTTCTAGTATTAAAAGATATGATTTGGTTGAAATCCATTAGAAATTAACAATATAGGGGAGATAATTATGTAATTTGCTACCATTCTAACCAAAAGTTATCTAGAGATTTCTTGAATTACCAggcacacagaaacgaaatacCTACCATATATATCTCAGGAAAAGAGAAACTTGAAAATAGGATgatcaagttttttttcaatagtGTTTTGAAATTCTTCAAAATTCTGTGATTGTGTgatacaaagactggcacttaattaCTGATAACTGTCATAATACTGTTGTTTCTATTTTTACAGAATCAGAATGATTTGTTGTCTACACAGGAAGCTGAGACGGCTGTATTGAAAACTATAACATCAGTTAATGGACTCAAGAAACAGGTTAGTTTCATTATGTCTATTTTCATGTCATATTCTTTCTTAAGTTAGAAATACTGtaagcaaacaaaaaacaaatgctTCCATTTATTATTGTGAGATTTTTTTAACCATGGACACAAATGCCTGTCACAGTGTTtgcaattataaaaacatgacaaaatgtgtGAAATTACAGTATATTGAACTTACACACTTTGCCAAATCTGACCCCTAAAATAAACCTTGTCATGCTGTCAAAAGAGATTGGAACATAaagcaagcaacaatcaatcaatcaataattatCAGAGATGGATGGATTGTTAGTAGAATAATGATGTTTCCATTATAAATTTCAACAATACTATAAGGCAATTGAGAGATATAAATATAGACATaggaagttgtggtatgagtgccaatgagacaactcttcatccaagtctagtaaaccattatatagtatgttcttcaacacggagccttggctcacaccaaggagcaagctataaagggtcccaaaaagtTACTAGTGTAACATtccaacaggaaaaccaacggtctcatttatatataaaaatgagaagacACATAGTCAAGAAGTCTTTCAAATTTTGGAAAGTTGgctgaaaaattaaaacatggtCAATGTAAATTTTTACCTCACTGTAAATTGAACCAATCACCAATCAAATATATTGTCTGAAAACAAAATCATCAAGGAAGTTTACAGCAGTAGATTCACTCATTGGCTAGGTCAAATAAGgtgtttattcatattttaacatgaaaaatgtttgatagtttcattttttgtttgtagcTACAAGAAACAGCTATGGACCAAGCATCAGAGTTATTTAAAGCCAATGAAGACCATGACCTCCTTAAATGTCTCAAGCTGGGTGGTATCAATGGGAATGTCAAGAAAGTTGATGAACTGTCAGTTAAATTTGAGGAACATAGAGAACAACTTGAGGAGGTACAGCAATATTTCATAAAACATGAACATGATATAAAAAGAGGGATAATTTTTTTGTGTGTCCCTGCAAccaattgtattttaaatgatgcTAATGTCCTCAGCTCACGAAAGAAGAAGAGTATATGGTATTCAAAGTGTCCATTTGCCCATTTCACTATTCAttcatttgttcatttgttcTGTTTTTTATCTGAAATTTACAAAACCAAGAAACTTCTTGAGAATTGAGTTTAGCAACAATTATAACTTAGCTTAGTCTGGTAGTATAGCACACAAAGTTCACAGGGGCCATTTGGAAAAACTTGAAAGGGGTCATGTATTTTTGTTGAACTAGGTTTACATCCTGCATTCAACTCTCAAATAAGTCAGTTACATATTTGACATATATGTATTCTATTCATgacattttcattatttatttaaagttgatGACAGATTaacataatttcaaattatagATGGCATATCtttgatttgaatttattttgcaatgatttttgtcgagcctgcaacttttgttgcagaaagctcgacatagggatagtgatccggctacggcggcggcggctacggcggcggcggcgttagctaacttcttaaaagctttatattttagaaggtagaagacctggatgcttcatactttgtatatagatgcctcatgttatgaactttccgtcagtcacatgtccaatgtccttgacctcattttcatggttcagtgactacttgaaaaaaaagttaagattttttgtaatgttaaattctctcttattataagtaattggataactatatttggtatgtgcgtaccttgcaaggtcctcatgcccgtcagacagttttgacttgacctcgacctcatttcatggatcagtgaacaaggttaagttttggtggtcaagtccatatctcagatactataagcaataggtctagtatattcggtgtatggaagcactgtaaggtgtacatgtccaactggcaggtgtcatctgaccttgacctcattttcatggttcagtggttatagttaagtttttgtgttttggtctgtttttcttatactatatgcaataggtctactatatttggtgtatggaatgattgtaaggtgtacatgtctagctgacaggtgtcatctgaccttgacctcattttcatggttcagtggtcaaagttaagtttttgagttttggtctatttttctaatactttaggcatt includes:
- the LOC139502519 gene encoding alpha-catulin-like encodes the protein MAGLRNEARLSLEIRTKSIEQTLIPLVTQITTLVNHKEKARFTEKTSRSLIRVGQGVALAVEKFVTVGQTIAAENMEISDDMCEACEEARMAGSTIQRLTMIVPSKGNKTVTEKTAMVRSARQLLSAITRVLLLADKVIVKQLLVSKDKVLNALNDLDKVTSFTDFVNYFSKFGNDMVELAHLTGDRQNDLKSEKHRAQMGAARAILERSTSMLLPSCKTCLRHPDCGTAKRNRDCVFKQMRQALNMIHFIVTDGGCSQMNGHSSPITNGDSGIGLDNVHPSASKALKDLEEAVELTRVTGVSGQSCEKIHSALDSVIETAQDFTDSAYTSHDNREKIVQSCDQLRSDLQTVFEKSSSQNQNDLLSTQEAETAVLKTITSVNGLKKQLQETAMDQASELFKANEDHDLLKCLKLGGINGNVKKVDELSVKFEEHREQLEEVCKLFRHIATTEPLVITAEHNEYVLRNIGEMVLLAAKTLAEYSNSKIARENLENFAEAWESQINDLSVLVKEVNDFCQGRMDKPVYLSLPRPGKHGTSMRGPRPIKLDAEEQAKIAKLGLEMKLITSEMDAETDKWEEPDNDIVKRAKNMSSMAFSMYLFTRGEGPLKTTQDLFVQAEYFSEEGYKLYKSVREFVDRVPVCAHRDELLSYLEKIPPSCQQLHSTLKISTVGKAATFSKVDGAIQETKNLMNVIAKVVTTSFICATKYSIDYRRSPGGTRRWRTSYENRSSSDSESMHSSTQSDGLNRSSSSNRQFSSNNSLEKES